The sequence CTGTGTGCAATTACCAACAGCTTTGATAACGTTAAAATGAAGCAGCAAACTTCTTGGTTTATCTGTGAAATGTAATTCCCGTTTTATGGGAACTCCGATATTTTTCAAAGTAGTAGAAAATCGGTTTTCCTCTTCGCGATTCCACGGACGACTAGAATCTTGAACTTGATATGGTGTAACATGTACGTGAACATTTATCCCTATAATAATACATcagtttttaaatataattaaatatttaaaaattagaaacaaaTTGCAACTTCTTTTCGTATATTACTTAATTTTGCAAATGATTCCAAGATGGATTTATCTGTGATCCATGTATCTTTAGTTCCTGCATGTCCACCATCTAACCACCATATACTTTCAAtaagttttgtaaaattattaatttcaacatCAGGTTTTGATTTTCTTTGGTAGTAATGAAACTCGTGAAGCAACTGATTTAAAACAACACAGCCTTTGCTAAAGCccattaatgttaattttattttctcaatACTGAAAAGACTAGGAtcctaaaaattgaaatatatgtaaGATTACATACAGACCACATACAGTGATTTAAAACATACCTCACTACCACTGCATGTCTTAATATGATCCAAACATGATTTTACCAATTCATGTAAATGTTTTAAACCATTATGTGTTGGAAGGTACGATGGGATACCATATTCATTTCCTGGTACAAAGTTATCAAAACAGCTAAACAAAGCATGCATTGTTACATATATtctaaaacaaaattgaaaatagtaAAACAAAAGCATATTAAATATACTGtctcaaatattatttataatatcacCTCGATGGACGAATGACAATTATATGTTTTTTGGGGAAGTTTGTTGATAGTATATGAGCAGTATTTTGCAAATTCCATTCTATATACTTTTTACTATCTGAATGTTGTTCCATATTCTCCTGAATGTCCTAGAAAGAAATTATACTGTAAACTATGTAACATATTACCTAATtacaaatgatatttaaatgtaCTTGAACATCTCCCccaaaatataaaagaagatCCTGGCTCGGAGGTGTTTTCGGACGTGAATAAATGACATCGTTACATCGACCGACTATACCAGGAACTTTCTTCCAAACCCAAATTTTGGATGACATAATTTATCGAGGATTACTTCACAGagttataatgaaaatatacaACGGTCCATATTAATTATTGTTACGCTTTCAATAAATTCGATAACCGAATGAGATTGATAGAACAGTTTATGGGAAAATACATATAAGGCGTCTTTTCATCGATATCCCTTCAATCCTAGCTATATATGTATGCCTCCCATAAGTGTGATGCATCGAATTTAGAGCATCTTTATTTTGTTTCAATACACTTCTTGTGCGATTATAATGATTTATGTGATACCGATAAACGATTGTCGAACTATAAGGTGTTTCTGAATAGACGTAATACTAATCCATATTTTCAGCAGTGTTAACAATGCAGATACTTATGCTAATGAAAATGTTATCATGTAGTTAATTAATAACagagattattaattttattcgaatttactttagaaataatatataataagcaTTTTTGTTAGGTCCAAACCACGTGGTGATGACATTTAAATACTGAATTGACAtgtatttaaatttctatatcaattattaaaaataattatgaatatgaaaacataaaagaaagaaattgaaaaaaattattttattattattgctgcGTAAATCGTCGTATATAAGTCATGCACGTTCTCAAACgaagtatttcgaaattgaGTTTCGTCGCGAATGCAGTCCGACAATTATTATGTAAGgcttatattaaaaatagtaaatcttcaatgtaattttatataagTGTTCTCTTATGATTCTATAAGATATTAATAGAACTACAATTTTCTGACAGTGACTGAATTGTTCAAGTGACGAATTTTTAAACTGTGCTACATAACCTAATGTTTTAAACGTTTCTTTGCAGTTTTAAGAAAATATCAATCAAGCCAAGCGATGCAACATGATTCAGATTCCAATAGAACAGTATGGAATCCTTCACAAATATTTAAGTGTCCCACACATTACAAATATGCTGTAGTTATACTGAATCGTCCTCTTTATTGGAAGCATGACAGTGTCCTTAGGATATGGGAAAAGGGTAGGTTTCTATCCGTATAGAATTTTcatctttattaaaaatattttactaacaAATACTTATATTATTTAGCACAAATTAATGTTACTGTTGATGGTGGAACACATGCTTGGTTACATTACTTAGAAGAGCAAGGTATAGATGTCTTCAATGGAAAGCATAATGAATATATACCAAACTTAATTACTGGAGACATGGACAGTTGTAGTCCATTAATCCTAGAGAGGTTGCAGTCCATAGGTTCAAGGGTCATAGAAACAATCAACCAGGATTATACAGATTATACAAAAGCTTTGATTCAGTTAGGACAATATGCTcaaaaggaaaatataaatgtaatattgGATATCTTATTAAACTTTATCGAATGAATTGCATTTGATTACATGAAAATTATTGTTAACAGTTAAACGGAATATACGTGTTTGTAGACTCATCAGGAAGATTGGATCATATTATTGAAAATCTTAATACTCTTCATAAAAGTGATAAGCTCATTGGACAATACATTCCGATAATACCggtgattattttttattctgtaACATTCCTAATAATTCTATATAATCagttttgtttctttatttcagGTGATTCAAATAGCAAGTAATTCATTGACATGGATTTTAAAGCCAGGTTTCCATACTATAATTATTCCTAAAATCTTGGTCCAGAGTAATAGCTGGTGTGGACTTCTACCAATTGGTGGACCTGTTAACTGTATAACAACAACTGGTTTAAAGTGGAATTTAAGTaagtgtaaataaatatttcaattagtttattattacaaaacaatgttttatttttcagatCGTGCGACTTTACAATTTGGTGGTTTAATAAGCTCTTCAAATACGTATGACGATTGTTCTGAAGTAACTATAAATACAGATTCATCAGTAGTATGGACTATGGGTATCGAAGCACTCGACGAAGAATTGAATTGCAAAAAATGTTGTCATTAGAAAATGATATTTCTATTTAGTTAATCAATTTTGAACACCTACAGTACCTGAGGTATAATAGCAGACGGGCTTTTTGGTATTACAATCCTCGGATGGCGAGTAGCCGGAGTAACGAAGCATTGGTACCATCAGGTCTGTGCTAACCCAAGatacatttctttcaaatttaattctgtatatattgcttttattaaaattaatttatttttttaaatctcaTTAAAACGAAAAGACAATTATGATGGATGGTCACGGGCAACGTAGGCTTCCTTTGTACATTGTAAATAAGTAATTGACAAATCACAGTGTAAATATTTTACACAAATCTAGAAATGGTGATTGAAAGTGataaatacttaataataaCGCCGATGCCGCCAtccaaaaattcaaagaaaaaacaaattaaattcacaTATTCTTCATTAAAGTTCTTAttttaatgaagaaaaaattttgattgAAACGTTACATACAAATAAgatgtaatttatatataaaatatttatatatacgtaaaaataagttgttattattaatgggttaaagattttcaatttttcgaaatatttcgaaattttattacattattccaAAAGTACAGCTTTTCCACTAAACAAGTAATCTCTAATAGTGATTTTAACGATTTATTGGATTGTTACTTTAGtacttattatatatttatttagggattgaataattgttttatttaatgGAACAAGTCAATTCtaagtttgaaataatttagTTTTCATACAGAGTTTTCTTTTGATCAtgacaaaatttatgaatttcatattgttattaatattttattgttacagTGATTTTGTTTATCACATAGAACGTATGCCAAATCGTTTTTGTGATCCAtaacatattttaatataaactttACTTATAAATAGAGCTTAGGAATTTTGgggtaaaataattaatttgtacttaTTTTTGggtgtttcatttttcaagcaCAACAATAGATATGATTTATAAAACAGTACAACTGTGTTAATAGTATTGCACaatggaattattaaaataaatgtcgGGAAGATTTACGTGATTAATTACGTCGTTAATTACATagtattaataaatgatatttttatgttgAGTTAAATATAGTACTATGCATACTAAATATTCTATTATACAATTAGATATAGTATTCTATAATAGAATATACATAATATGCATATGTCTATTTTCTGATTttgttcgaataaaattattttcgttTTTTGTCTGCACTTCAACATAAATTTTTcaacataaaattatatttttatatttcattaaaagtggaatgtaaaattaatgtaatatcgATTATATTGTAATACAAATGTGATATTTtggtattttttaatcaaacccATCATCTACTCTACTCGTTATCAAATCAACCAACTTCCGTAAGCTAAGAAAAGTCTAATGCCCGTTTCCTCCAACATAGATCAATTCAGAGTGGTAGACctctgtggctcggggggattagaatacggccacggtatcccctgcctgtcgtaagaggcgactaaaaggggacatacacgcacacacacacacacacatacatacagactcaagcaaaaaattgtaaaagtatggCGAAAAAACAGAAGCAAAAGTATGGCAAATGTATGAAACAATGTAAAATGCAAAAGAGAATGAAATTCGAAAAGAGGCGCGCAAAGCGCGCGTGGCCGAAAATGTTCGTTGGGCAAAAGGGACAGTAAACGTACCCAAAGTATGCCGCCCGGAGGAAACGGGATATAAAAATGTATCCCCTTTTTCCGAACCGGGGAAAATTAAAGTAAAGTCAATTCAGAGTTCCTGTGAACTGCGTTCAATTTTGAACGCAGTTTAATCTTTAGTCAACGTATATACTTTGCTTTCCATCAACGCCACCTTTGTTCCGATCAACTGAACGTATACCTTACGCGTGCTAATCCAACGATATTCGTATCAAGTGATGTGATTGGTGcatagcagtgactacagatccagtGACTTGAATTTGGAGCAGGCCctccaagctccactcttgtgaacttgatgcaaattttaactcagcgcagaaaatccaggcggctctgatgtcgcttctctacatgcataccttgtatcactgattttaacatacacaactaaagatatcgtgacgtcatgttcccgcgaaatttaacgccgcgtttttcaattgtttcaaaatttatggACAATAATACCAAGTCATACTGATACGATTGTAGTCACTGTACATAGGTAATGAGCGTGTCATAACCAGAAAGAAGCAGCACAACCAAAGTCTGTCTAATCTTATTTATAATATGTGTATCTGAAAATAATAAgcttataatttcaattaaattgttttttccAAAGttcagaatttattttaatcagatAAATAGACAAATGGAGCCAGTAAATAAAAAGGAGAGAACCAGGAATCTTACAGAATACGAGAAAATGCTTCTGGTTGAATTAATCCAGGAAAGGTGCAAGATACTGGAAAATAAAACAACAAATAGTGTTTccgtgaaagagaaagaagattgTTGGGATtatttctgtaaaaataaatatttatattgatcAGTAGTTTCTAGTATTAAGTACACGGCAtgaagataattataattaaaaaataaacatagTATCTGTTGGatcgagaagaaaaagagataAATTACCGAGCTACCTCGGTAATCATGAGATTCATGAGAAGTCATGAGACAATCACTCCCTACATTACCGACGTTCATGAACCATGGTCAAAAGACAATCGGTTTTGAAACTGAAGATTTCCGATTGTTTTATGTGTTTAGGTACCTCGTAACTACCCGGGTACTCGATCCAAATCAATAGCCTTACTGAGAAGCTAGTATTTGGTCACGCATGCCTTACGACGAAGACAGCCATAATTTAGGCCCTAGTACTCAACTTTTATCTCTTGGGACCATAACTCTACTAACccaaatattaaatacatatgaagaaaaaaaaaaaattctcgcgACTTCCTCTACTCGTGTTACAATTTCTGTCATTGCCTACTCCCAAGATAAGGTTGCGATTCGCTATGGCGCCACAGGCGCTGGGGCACGGCTTGGCTGCCCCTTGCATCCAAAATGGTGGACAGCATTTTGAAATGGAAACAAATGAAGTGTTCTTCAATATAATGAAACATGATAATAAAGCGTTTATACATCCTGTATTTTTAGTTTTAGTTACGCTCGATTAAAAGTAAGACTCGCGTACACCCGATATGCTTGCGGCAGGTATTTCTGTATCGCAAATAAGTTTGAATAGCCCGTTTGGAAGTACGTCGGTTTTCAGCTTCAAAGTAGAAACCTGTGTAATTTTACTTTACCTATATTGCAACGTCGGGATGCCACGATACGCACGTGCAGACAGGATTAGACGAGACGAGGGCGGCAAACCACTGAATACGTAAGTACTCACATGCTTACGCAcacgtgtgtatatatattcaCAATGAGGTCCAACAGTTTCTGGCTTGACTGCTTTTATACAATAGACTGTGTGTACTCTTGTCAATTagtcatttataaaaaaataggaATGCTCTAACAAATGTCTAGAAATATAGGGTGatcatattaaaaaaaagaattgacaCCCTTGGACGATGGACCAAGTTGTTTAGTTTTAAAACatagaaaacaaaaaattatgaTCTCGTATGGAAACAGTCAACCATTTTACCAAGTTGGTAAGTGCAAACGAATTTGTTTTGCAACGTGTAAAAACCTGATAAGATAGTAGaaggttaaataaattttacattcactaaaaatataatttcgggCCCTCATAATTTGATGAAGATTTAAAGGATTGCACTAGTCTGAACCTAATAAACCAAAgctattttcaacaattttttttgaaaaaactataaagtaaatagaaaatctgTTACATACCTTTAATTATACACATCCTAAGGTACAcgagaatatttttttattttctttattcacCAAAATGGCGGAGCTACAGGTGCCTCACTGTAACTAGTTTTGAGAAAACGTCCTAATCATGAGGCAGCTATAtctccgccattttcttgaataaaaaaaatccaAAAATACTCTCGTATACCTTAAAGCATACACAATAAAAGACTTATTACCGATTTTCTATTCACTTCATGatttctgtctaaaaaaataaaaatgaaaaatagcttTGATTTTTCAGATTCCAACCCCTCAATTTTAAGTCATAAAATTatgttctttttaattttcaggtttattattatttaattatggtTTATCAATTTTATAGACACCCTGTAGAAGTGTATAGGTATATATGTCACGACGATCAGCTGTAGCGATGTTTACATTTGTTGGCATCCTCGACGACGGTATACCGCATGGTGGGGTCGCGGCCTCTAGCCAGTTCTTCGCGGTCTTTCGAGCAGTCGGTATCGTATCCCCGTAGTTTCCTTAATTTATTAGTCGTCACTAATTCTTAAGTTCACGGTGCAAGTTTAACGCGGTGTGTAACCGGGATGGATGTGTCATGTGTGTCATCGTTGACCTGGTAATCTAACGAAATTGGTAAGTCGTTAGAAAATAGATATTAATTCTTAAGCAATTTTCCAAATTCAACGCCACTGAATTTCCATCGGAAACGTGCTTTTGTAAGAATTCCTCGTTCACGTCGATGCGTATTAAGCCGGCAGAAAATGCAGCCGACCGCTAACGTATCTTATCGTTCGAATTATTCACGGCATTATGTGTTACGTAGTACTCCAGTCTGGTTGGTGTGTTTCTTGCAACGCGATATCGCGCGGCAAAGGCCGTCGGTGTTTCGCGGTTTTCGAAACTCGAGAAACGTGCTACGAATCCGTTTTTACCGTTATCATCGTCCAGTGCAATTTTCGCGGTGAACGAACACGTATATCGTTGatagataaaaaagaaaccatCGGACAGGTCAGCTGGCTCGTCTATAACATACAGCAGCTTTCAAAAGTTCAGAGCATTAAATTATGATTTCCTTGATTAACttattgaaaattgcaattaaaattaggcagtcaaatttcgaaataaaagCCTTTTATATATTGATTCTTAATTAAActttatttcattataattcAAAGTGCTCTAGATAATTAATGgtttattaatatacaaaaatatttatatttgcaCGAGGTATTGATTATTGGGTATGTTGGCCTTCCAGTTTTCAAGTGTAACGTGAATACTTATACCaaagttatttaaattaattttcattttattttattgttaattgCAAGTTTCTCAATTTAAGCAACCGATTGAGAAACTGATTTTTATCTGTATAATCCATAGGGtggtaaattatttaatttattaacacCTGAATACTAATTACAGGATTTAATAATGgggcttaaaaattaattaaaagtgaaGTTAATTAGGTTGCCTTCTGAcgaattccttttttctttttctcctttaattAATACCAAATGAAttctagcgcacagttatcgaGGGTAATAGTCGTTCGTTGATTAGCTTCCGGTCAAGGTGAACAGGGTACAACCGATTCTGTCATAGTTGTCGAGCTCATATTATTCTTCTTTCTGTGAAGCGTCGAGTAGCCCCATTTGGTGCGAGGTACTGTGTGCCCTGCTACCAAAATGGTGTCAGACACCGAGTGTAAATAACCTTATGAACGCAAGAATAGACGTACGAAACGAATTGGGTTTATATATCTGTTGCCCCCGAAGAAAGCGTTCCTCTGTGTATATTAGAGACACCGGAATACTTTGGTGCCGCATTTTTGGCAACCGTTACCGTTAGATTCCGTCATAGAGATTAGGTTCGAAAGCAATTTCTTATTTGAATAAGGGAAAGTCGTATGAGTAATCAACTTCAGATCTTCTGTACTTTGACAAATTTCTCACCATAAAATTAGAATGAATTctatgttaattataattattctatttgttttctttttttgttaaaaacagTATGCAgtctaatattattttaatttgaaattagttgaaatgttaattgaaaaatgatccAAAATGTTTGTGTAACACTGAAATTAGAAACCAAATCCATTATcaattgtttgtttttttttatcatacatttacttcttcatttttcaaatttttctttgaagAGTCAGTATTTAAACACAGTTATCGTAGACGTAGAGAAGCATCTATGAATAGCcagataatttgaataaattgttATATCAGGAATTTGAACGGCGCTGCGTTGTGTTCGTGACCACATTTTCTAACGCTGTGAGCAGCGTTGAATAAGCGCGTTAAGAGATCGTTAACATTCGTGACCCTCTGAAAGATCGTATCAATAAGAATGCGTTCCATATCAGGCTgacttaaattaaatttagactTTAATGTAGTGAAGGATGTAGTAATAGAACGAAGTAATTTAttggataattaaaataattataattatgattcccttgataagaaattaatataattgaaaagtatCTTTCTTTTGCACGGGACCACACTGTATACGCATACCTTTTATAATACACTCACTGTGCGTCTGCAAAGCCACAGACCAGACCCACACAGCTCATCCCGTTTGTTTGGCAACAAAAATTGTCTGGGGCTTGCATCAGCGATGCTAAAGTAATAAGACGATCGTGAATGTCACCAGCTGTGTCTAGAGAAGCTTTTTGGCAAAGAGAGGGCGAGACAGTGAGAGGGGTTGGCTAGAAATGTCTGATTGCGAGACATTTGTTATAATAAATGTCTGATGGAAAATTTTTGCATTtcgtattaaattaaataaaaagaataatttatagaacttgtatcaatattattattaacagtTTGATGGCCACGTATTCATGATTTTGACATTTATGTTAATAATTACGTTTATAGAGCTTACAATTAAATTTCACTTGATTCTATTTtagagttaattaaaattccaaatcaggaatatttcttcctatttttcttttgatttacTGTTGTCATTTACCATTAACGACCCATCTTGGTCGGATAGAGGCGGATATAAATAAAGCGTGGTGGTATCGATTTTTTATGGGTGTGCGAGGGAATAAAACCGAAGGGTGGAAGAATTGGAATCGATATCATTATCGAGTCAACCACCTAACTGGCTGCTTTTATCTGCTAATAATCGAGCACAACTTTCACGCGGATTCCACGCAAACCTTACTATAAGAGCATACAGTATTCCTCAAAATGAATGATCATACTTTCAATAGagggttaataattaaattcacaaattgttaaaatatttttcttcaatttttcttttcttattttctatacTTAATAAAATAGTGGAGTTATTGAGTCACAGTGGATGTTGCTAAGGGAGCTCTCTATTTATGAAGCAGCTGTAGCCCCACCATTTTGTTGAATAAAGaagataaagaaatatttttatataaataaaacgtATATAACAGATTTTTTATTTACGTCGttattttttcagaaaaaaaaaaaaaacttatcaAAAGTGGTTTTCAGGTTCAAAGATTATCAACTCGAGTGATATTTACTTAAATTGAAAGTTATTATTTTTGGAGTTATAATAAATaagtgaaattaatataatgttaatactacttattgttagaataCATAATTATACATAAGTATATATAATTACAGTCTATGTAgtaaataattatgtatttatGATTTGCTGTGATTTATGGACATAATTTCCTGTTCaaacataatttgtaggaagAGTCATAAATTCCCTGTGCTTCTTTCTATTAGCCTTTAACTTAGAACGATTCGTGCAAAGTGCAATGCGTCATCAAATGGAGTTCTTGAGCACAACACGCGAAACATGATTTCCGAACTATACAGGGTGGGCCAATAAATATaatcatttcaattattataaaaaattgcaaattttcactatacaaaaataattgttatatgatactaatttttcttaaattggtTCGTTCATTGTTTGGTTAAAAAATGAACCagctattttgtattaaaaatagcGACGAAACCTTTATTtagtcattttaattaaatcttaaactttaaattgatgtctgataagtgccattttgtggtacttttctgtcatgaaattatgtCAGACTTTCCATGTTTGAAAAATTCTCCATTTGATATGTAAAAATCTAATTAGATAGCTAGATCTAATTAGATAGTTAATAATTACAGATTGGACCATCCTGTATATCCTTCGTCCTTTCGATAAGTTTCACCGTTCGACATTTCGATCGTGACTGAAAGTAGACTATCGAACAGTGACTGTCCTGAACCACGTCTGCAAATAGTTAAAAAGTATTCTCAGTAGTTCGCTTTTAGAATACCAGAAATACTAGCTATTCACTGtagtcattttattaaaaattaaatatattattaaatcttagaattttggaattttaaaaccTATAGGATCTTTGAATTCTAGAATAATGAGGGGTTCAGTCCACATTTTTGGGGAACCATTCCCACCCTGGTCTCTCCCTAATTACGTCAATGGGCACTGTATGACCCCCCATGGGTTCGCCATCGCTgccataaagaaaagaaaagagagcaGACGTTGTTTCCAAGTTTATGGCGCCTCGGTGTTTCACGTGTTTCGCATGAACACATCGGATTAATGTAGTCTCACACAATGGGGGCAAATCTAAATATATACcttgtgaaaatattttttggtGGTAAAACTTGGACGCTGCATAAGACTCTGttgtatatattttcatttacgttACGAGGGTCTGTTAGATTTTTCCTGCTTTTGCCAGAATAAAATAACACCAGCCAGGAAAATACACGTGGCTGATAACAATTCTATCGTTCATCATTTTCACACTGATTCTCACGGTTTGTTAATCAAAGGTGTTTGAAAAGTCATTAAATAATGTTCATAGTATAAAAAGAGATGGGTGCAGTGAAAGGGCAGTTGCAGTTCAGTGattgataaattataaatcacGAACTTAACACTCATTTAGTCGTTTCAAACATCCATATGTGATAAATTTTCCCGCAGGATTTATGTTCCTTAAAACACGACCCGACCagtgtttaattcctttctgGCCAAAGAAAGCAAGCAAGCAATAACTCAGGAACCAGATACGAAGGAAAATGGCTGGAACGATGACTGTTTTACATGCTCGGATTTTAGGAGTTACAGTACagtgtttttaaaaaaagaatatcgaCAAAACTTAGATTCATAGATATTGAAAAATCGAAATTAAGATATTCTTTTTGAACAGCCTTATACAAAACACATTgtcaaatatcttgaaaacAAACTAGAGATTTGATTATTTCATTTggcaattgaaattttcaatttattttaaaaattaaaattacataagaaaatttaattacatagtaatttaaaatagtgccaaatttaatttttcaattaaatttcaataggGACATTAAATATGCAACTGCTACAGGAATttcttaaattgattttctcctGCACCCATTTCATTGGACTTTTTATGGTTTACGCGTGTGTCCCAGGAGcattaatttaaaagtaaaagttcaatggCCGGGGGTGAGGAGACACGTTTACGCGCCATGTTTCCTcatacttttatttctttttcttctttcttgcgTGACCGTGAACGTTCATGAACTTCCGCTCGATATATTCTCTCTTTTGCAGCATTCGTGTCTGATAAGGGAAATGGAAATCGTATTGATTACAATATTGATTTACATAAGAAAATAGGAATTTTATTCTTAGacgtttttcttcttatttcacTTCTAAACACAAAACATGAAACAAGTGTTATTTGTTGctacaaaaattattgaaagtattaaaaatt comes from Osmia lignaria lignaria isolate PbOS001 chromosome 8, iyOsmLign1, whole genome shotgun sequence and encodes:
- the LOC117606757 gene encoding mitochondrial protein C2orf69 homolog: MSSKIWVWKKVPGIVGRCNDVIYSRPKTPPSQDLLLYFGGDVQDIQENMEQHSDSKKYIEWNLQNTAHILSTNFPKKHIIVIRPSRIYVTMHALFSCFDNFVPGNEYGIPSYLPTHNGLKHLHELVKSCLDHIKTCSGSEDPSLFSIEKIKLTLMGFSKGCVVLNQLLHEFHYYQRKSKPDVEINNFTKLIESIWWLDGGHAGTKDTWITDKSILESFAKLRINVHVHVTPYQVQDSSRPWNREEENRFSTTLKNIGVPIKRELHFTDKPRSLLLHFNVIKAVGNCTQ
- the LOC117606756 gene encoding thiamine pyrophosphokinase 1 isoform X1 — translated: MHVLKRSISKLSFVANAVRQLLFLRKYQSSQAMQHDSDSNRTVWNPSQIFKCPTHYKYAVVILNRPLYWKHDSVLRIWEKAQINVTVDGGTHAWLHYLEEQGIDVFNGKHNEYIPNLITGDMDSCSPLILERLQSIGSRVIETINQDYTDYTKALIQLGQYAQKENINLNGIYVFVDSSGRLDHIIENLNTLHKSDKLIGQYIPIIPVIQIASNSLTWILKPGFHTIIIPKILVQSNSWCGLLPIGGPVNCITTTGLKWNLNRATLQFGGLISSSNTYDDCSEVTINTDSSVVWTMGIEALDEELNCKKCCH
- the LOC117606756 gene encoding uncharacterized protein LOC117606756 isoform X2; protein product: MKTEISWKRRLLRKKLKYTLICVFIAAIIFVIHQLVYFKELNQAIVGKLISGSVRTSNYIVTGKVHSKWNDLSHSKLLRDKQGKTVSLRGTRDQDISKYLPNAQGEFVCFTSKDKIDFFKINDNYCDCPLDGSDEPGTNACNNGVFHCEISTLHFPVKIPSYKVNDGYCDCCDGSDEWDEVILPYSNNVLRKYQSSQAMQHDSDSNRTVWNPSQIFKCPTHYKYAVVILNRPLYWKHDSVLRIWEKAQINVTVDGGTHAWLHYLEEQGIDVFNGKHNEYIPNLITGDMDSCSPLILERLQSIGSRVIETINQDYTDYTKALIQLGQYAQKENINLNGIYVFVDSSGRLDHIIENLNTLHKSDKLIGQYIPIIPVIQIASNSLTWILKPGFHTIIIPKILVQSNSWCGLLPIGGPVNCITTTGLKWNLNRATLQFGGLISSSNTYDDCSEVTINTDSSVVWTMGIEALDEELNCKKCCH